One window of Burkholderia vietnamiensis LMG 10929 genomic DNA carries:
- a CDS encoding [protein-PII] uridylyltransferase, with protein sequence MSAHAAPSPEALSRRAEFKAAKADLLERFRSATNVTSLMHALSKLTDSALKRVWDDCGLPATLALVAVGGYGRGELAPHSDVDILVLLPDAHDPALDARIERFIGMAWDLGLEIGSSVRTVAQCIEEASQDVTVQTSLLEARRIFGSTALFERFTVRYHEEALDARAFFTAKVLEMRQRHAKFQDTPYSLEPNVKESPGGLRDLQTILWIARAAGFGSSWRELDTRGLITEREARELRRNEGFLKALRARLHVIAGRRQDVLVFDLQTQAAESFGYRPTQAKRASEQLMRRYYWAAKAVTQLATILIQNIEAQLFPATSGITRVLSHDRFVEKQGMLEIVDDGVFERHPDAILEAFLLYETTRGVKGLSARTLRALYNSREIMNDTWRRDAQNRHTFMQILQQPEGITHAFRLMNQTSVLGRYLLNFRRIVGQMQHDLYHVYTVDQHILMVLRNIRRFAVAEHAHEYPFCSQLIGNFERPWVLYVAALFHDIAKGRGGDHSTLGMADARRFCREHGIGGDDAALIVWLVQHHLTMSQVAQKQDTSDPEVIKRFAAIVGNERYLTALYLLTVADIRGTSPKVWNTWKGKLLEDLYRITLAVLGGAKPDAHSELKSRQEQALALLRLETVPDDAHRALWDQLDVGFFLRHDAADIAWQTRVLYRHVNAETAIVRARPSPIGDALQVLVYVKDRPDLFAGICAYFDRNGLSVLDARVSTTRHGYALDNFIVTQTERDVRYRDIANLVEQQLATRLAETAPLPEPSKGRLSRLSRTFPITPRVDLRADERGQYYILSVSANDRPGLLYSIARVLAEHRVGVHAARINTLGERVEDIFLLDGAGLSDNRLQIQLETELLRAIAV encoded by the coding sequence ATGAGCGCTCACGCCGCCCCCTCGCCCGAAGCGCTGTCGCGGCGCGCCGAATTCAAGGCCGCCAAGGCCGACCTGCTCGAGCGCTTTCGCAGCGCGACCAACGTCACGTCGCTGATGCACGCGCTGTCGAAACTCACCGACAGCGCACTGAAACGCGTATGGGACGACTGCGGGCTGCCCGCGACGCTCGCGCTGGTCGCCGTCGGCGGCTACGGGCGCGGCGAACTCGCGCCCCACTCCGACGTCGACATCCTCGTCCTGCTGCCCGATGCGCACGATCCGGCGCTCGATGCGCGCATCGAGCGCTTCATCGGGATGGCGTGGGATCTCGGCCTCGAGATCGGCAGCAGCGTACGGACGGTCGCGCAATGTATCGAAGAGGCGTCGCAGGACGTCACCGTGCAGACCTCGCTGCTCGAGGCGCGCCGCATCTTCGGCAGCACCGCGTTGTTCGAGCGCTTCACCGTTCGCTATCACGAAGAGGCGCTCGATGCGCGCGCCTTCTTCACCGCGAAGGTGCTCGAGATGCGTCAGCGCCACGCGAAGTTCCAGGACACGCCGTACAGCCTCGAACCGAACGTGAAGGAAAGCCCCGGCGGGCTGCGCGACCTGCAGACCATCCTCTGGATCGCGCGCGCGGCCGGCTTCGGCAGCAGCTGGCGCGAGCTCGACACGCGCGGCCTCATCACCGAGCGCGAGGCGCGCGAGCTGCGCCGCAACGAAGGGTTCCTGAAGGCGCTGCGCGCGCGGCTGCACGTGATCGCCGGCCGCCGTCAGGACGTGCTCGTGTTCGACCTGCAGACGCAGGCCGCCGAGAGCTTCGGCTATCGGCCGACGCAGGCCAAGCGCGCGAGCGAGCAGCTGATGCGCCGCTACTACTGGGCGGCGAAGGCCGTCACGCAGCTCGCGACGATCCTGATCCAGAACATCGAGGCGCAGCTGTTCCCCGCGACGAGCGGCATCACGCGCGTGCTGTCGCACGATCGTTTCGTCGAGAAGCAAGGCATGCTCGAGATCGTCGACGACGGCGTGTTCGAGCGCCATCCCGACGCGATCCTCGAAGCGTTCCTGCTGTACGAGACGACGCGCGGCGTGAAGGGTCTGTCGGCCCGCACGCTGCGCGCGCTGTACAACTCGCGCGAAATCATGAACGACACGTGGCGGCGCGATGCGCAGAACCGCCACACGTTCATGCAGATCCTGCAGCAGCCCGAAGGCATCACGCATGCGTTCCGGCTGATGAACCAGACCAGCGTGCTCGGCCGCTATCTGCTGAATTTTCGCCGCATCGTCGGCCAGATGCAGCACGACCTATATCACGTGTACACGGTCGACCAGCACATCCTCATGGTGTTGCGCAACATCCGCCGCTTCGCGGTGGCCGAGCATGCGCACGAATATCCGTTCTGCAGCCAGCTGATCGGCAATTTCGAGCGCCCGTGGGTGCTCTACGTCGCGGCGCTGTTCCACGACATCGCGAAGGGCCGCGGCGGCGATCACTCGACGCTCGGCATGGCCGACGCGCGACGCTTCTGCCGCGAACACGGCATCGGCGGCGACGATGCGGCGCTGATCGTATGGCTGGTCCAGCATCACCTGACGATGAGCCAGGTCGCGCAGAAGCAGGACACGAGCGACCCGGAAGTGATCAAGCGCTTCGCCGCGATCGTCGGCAACGAACGCTACCTGACCGCGCTCTATCTGCTGACCGTTGCCGATATCCGCGGCACCAGCCCGAAGGTGTGGAACACCTGGAAGGGCAAGCTGCTCGAGGATCTGTACCGCATCACGCTCGCGGTGCTCGGCGGCGCGAAGCCCGACGCGCATTCGGAACTGAAGTCGCGCCAGGAGCAGGCGCTCGCGTTGCTGCGCCTCGAGACCGTGCCCGACGACGCGCATCGCGCGCTGTGGGATCAGCTCGACGTCGGCTTCTTCCTGCGTCACGACGCGGCCGACATCGCGTGGCAGACGCGCGTGCTGTACCGCCACGTGAACGCCGAGACCGCGATCGTGCGGGCGCGGCCGTCGCCGATCGGCGACGCGCTGCAGGTGCTCGTGTACGTGAAGGACCGCCCAGACCTGTTCGCGGGCATCTGCGCGTACTTCGACCGCAACGGGCTGTCGGTGCTCGATGCCCGCGTCAGCACGACGCGGCACGGCTACGCGCTCGACAACTTCATCGTCACGCAGACCGAGCGCGACGTGCGCTACCGCGACATCGCGAATCTCGTCGAACAGCAGCTCGCGACGCGGCTCGCCGAAACCGCGCCGCTGCCGGAGCCGTCGAAGGGCCGCCTGTCGCGACTGTCCCGCACTTTTCCGATCACGCCGCGCGTCGACCTGCGGGCCGACGAGCGCGGCCAGTACTACATCCTGTCCGTGTCCGCGAACGACCGGCCGGGCCTTCTCTATTCGATCGCGCGCGTGCTGGCCGAGCATCGGGTCGGCGTCCATGCGGCGCGGATCAATACGCTCGGCGAACGCGTCGAGGACATCTTCCTGCTCGATGGTGCCGGCCTGTCCGACAACCGCCTGCAGATCCAGCTCGAAACCGAATTGCTGCGCGCGATCGCAGTCTGA
- the rseP gene encoding RIP metalloprotease RseP — protein sequence MNVLVELVAFAVAIGVLVVVHEYGHYRVARWCGVKVLRFSIGFGQPIARWVSPRTGTEWTLSALPLGGYVKMLDEREPGPGINPDELDQAFNRQSVFKRIAIVAAGPIANFLLAIVLFSAVFATGVTEPAALVAPPAAGTVAARAGFDGSETIVSIRDADGGAAVPVRSWSDLRWKLLSAAFDHREVVLGARDGGAATFDFRVDLRNIPESDIDDDFMARLGFEAGGGTLSIASVQPGSAAERAGLKAGDKLLALDGQPIGGASRFIDAVKHHAGRAVDLQVERGGTTQTVAIVPQLQRDDETGQQVGRIGAALSMHTPSVDVRYGPLDSVRLGAHRTWDIAVYSLKMFGRMITGNASLKNLSGPVTIADYAGKSARLGPSAFVSFLALVSISLGVLNLLPIPVLDGGHLLYYLVEAATGKAVSERWQLILQRAGLICIVALSAIALFNDLARLIHF from the coding sequence ATGAACGTGCTGGTCGAACTGGTCGCGTTTGCGGTGGCGATCGGGGTGCTGGTCGTCGTGCATGAGTACGGACATTATCGCGTCGCGCGCTGGTGCGGCGTGAAGGTGCTGCGTTTCTCGATCGGCTTCGGCCAGCCCATCGCGCGCTGGGTGAGCCCGCGCACGGGCACCGAGTGGACGCTCTCCGCGTTGCCGCTCGGCGGCTACGTGAAGATGCTCGACGAGCGCGAACCGGGCCCCGGCATCAATCCGGACGAGCTCGACCAGGCGTTCAACCGCCAATCGGTGTTCAAGCGCATCGCGATCGTCGCCGCCGGGCCGATCGCGAACTTCCTGTTGGCAATCGTGCTGTTTTCGGCGGTATTCGCCACCGGCGTGACCGAGCCGGCCGCGCTGGTCGCGCCGCCGGCCGCCGGCACGGTCGCGGCCCGCGCGGGCTTCGACGGCAGCGAGACCATCGTGTCGATCCGCGACGCCGACGGCGGCGCCGCCGTGCCGGTGCGCTCGTGGTCCGACTTGCGCTGGAAGCTGCTGTCCGCCGCATTCGACCATCGTGAGGTCGTGCTCGGCGCGCGCGACGGCGGCGCGGCGACGTTCGACTTCCGCGTCGATCTGCGCAATATCCCCGAGAGCGACATCGATGACGATTTCATGGCGCGCCTCGGCTTCGAGGCCGGCGGCGGCACGCTGTCGATCGCGTCGGTGCAGCCCGGCAGCGCGGCCGAGCGGGCGGGGCTGAAGGCCGGCGACAAGCTGCTGGCGCTCGACGGCCAGCCGATCGGCGGCGCGTCGCGCTTCATCGACGCGGTGAAGCATCACGCCGGCCGGGCGGTCGACCTGCAGGTCGAGCGCGGCGGTACGACGCAGACGGTAGCGATCGTGCCGCAGTTGCAGCGCGACGACGAGACGGGCCAGCAGGTCGGCCGCATCGGCGCGGCGCTGTCGATGCACACGCCGTCGGTCGACGTGCGCTACGGGCCGCTCGACAGCGTTCGGCTCGGTGCGCACCGCACGTGGGACATCGCCGTCTATTCGCTGAAGATGTTCGGGCGGATGATCACGGGCAACGCATCGCTGAAGAATCTGTCCGGCCCGGTGACGATCGCCGACTATGCGGGCAAGAGCGCGCGGCTCGGTCCGTCGGCCTTCGTATCGTTCCTCGCCCTTGTCAGCATTAGCCTCGGGGTGCTGAACTTGCTGCCGATTCCCGTTTTGGACGGGGGGCATCTGTTATATTATCTGGTTGAAGCCGCGACCGGGAAAGCCGTCTCGGAGCGCTGGCAGCTGATTCTGCAAAGAGCCGGGCTGATCTGCATCGTCGCATTGTCGGCGATCGCATTGTTCAACGACCTGGCTCGGTTAATCCATTTCTGA
- the tsf gene encoding translation elongation factor Ts gives MAAITASMVAELRAKTDAPMMECKKALTEADGDLAKAEELLRVKLGNKASKAASRVTAEGVVASFVGGNAGALVELNCETDFVAKNDDFLAFSKTVAELVATQNPADVAALSALPLDGSTVDAVRLALIGKIGENVSIRRFVRFETANKIATYLHGARIGVIVEYTGAEEQVGKDVAMHIAAMKPVALSAADVPAELIDTERRVAEQKAAESGKPAEIVAKMVDGSVQKYLKEVSLLNQTFVKNDKQTIEQMLKAADAAVQKFALFVVGEGIEKRQDDFAAEVAAQVAAAKQQ, from the coding sequence ATGGCGGCAATTACCGCAAGCATGGTGGCAGAACTGCGCGCAAAGACCGATGCACCGATGATGGAGTGCAAGAAGGCGCTGACGGAAGCCGACGGCGATCTGGCCAAGGCCGAAGAGCTGCTGCGCGTCAAGCTCGGCAACAAGGCGAGCAAGGCCGCATCGCGCGTGACGGCCGAAGGCGTCGTCGCATCGTTCGTCGGCGGCAATGCCGGCGCGCTGGTCGAGCTGAACTGCGAAACCGACTTCGTCGCGAAGAACGACGACTTCCTCGCATTCTCGAAGACGGTTGCAGAACTCGTCGCGACGCAAAACCCGGCCGACGTGGCTGCGCTGTCGGCGCTGCCGCTCGACGGCTCGACGGTCGACGCAGTCCGTCTGGCGCTGATCGGCAAGATCGGCGAAAACGTCTCGATCCGCCGTTTCGTCCGCTTCGAAACCGCGAACAAGATCGCCACGTACCTGCACGGCGCGCGCATCGGCGTGATCGTCGAGTACACGGGTGCTGAAGAGCAGGTCGGCAAGGACGTCGCGATGCACATCGCGGCAATGAAGCCGGTCGCCCTGTCGGCAGCCGACGTCCCGGCTGAACTGATCGACACGGAACGCCGCGTGGCCGAGCAGAAGGCTGCCGAATCGGGCAAGCCGGCCGAAATCGTCGCGAAGATGGTCGACGGCAGCGTCCAGAAGTACCTGAAGGAAGTGTCGCTGCTGAACCAGACGTTCGTGAAGAACGACAAGCAGACGATCGAGCAGATGCTGAAGGCGGCGGATGCGGCAGTGCAGAAGTTCGCGCTGTTCGTCGTCGGCGAAGGCATCGAGAAGCGTCAGGACGACTTCGCCGCCGAAGTGGCCGCGCAAGTCGCAGCAGCAAAGCAGCAGTAA
- the frr gene encoding ribosome recycling factor, whose translation MSVADVKKGVEQKMQRSIEAFKNDLAKIRTGRAHTGLLDHVQVDYYGSMVPISQVANLTLVDARTIGVQPWEKNMVAKVEKAIREADLGLNPATSGDLIRVPMPALTEERRRELTKVVKSEGETAKVAIRNLRRDANEALKKLVKDKEISEDDERRASDDVQKLTDKHVAEIDKLVQTKEAEIMTV comes from the coding sequence ATGAGTGTCGCTGATGTCAAGAAGGGCGTAGAGCAGAAAATGCAGCGCTCGATCGAAGCGTTCAAGAACGATCTGGCAAAGATCCGCACGGGCCGTGCGCACACCGGTCTGCTCGATCACGTGCAGGTCGATTACTACGGTTCGATGGTGCCGATCTCGCAGGTTGCGAACCTGACGCTCGTCGACGCACGCACGATCGGCGTGCAGCCGTGGGAAAAGAACATGGTCGCGAAGGTCGAGAAGGCCATCCGCGAAGCCGATCTCGGCCTGAATCCCGCCACGTCCGGCGATCTGATCCGCGTGCCGATGCCCGCGCTGACCGAAGAGCGCCGCCGCGAGCTGACCAAGGTGGTCAAGAGCGAAGGCGAGACGGCGAAGGTTGCGATCCGCAACCTGCGTCGCGACGCGAACGAAGCGCTCAAGAAGCTCGTGAAGGACAAGGAAATCTCGGAAGACGACGAGCGTCGTGCCAGCGACGACGTGCAGAAGCTGACGGACAAGCACGTTGCCGAGATCGACAAGCTCGTGCAGACCAAGGAAGCCGAGATCATGACGGTCTGA
- a CDS encoding phosphatidate cytidylyltransferase, producing MLKTRVITAVVMLAVLLPVTLFAPLAGFGALIGVVLVFAAWEWARLLKLGATGAVVYALAAALALAATVPLGVGAASSRPLFMAAGVFWLLVGPFALRRKPLLAGAVWRPFLLAAGFVVFAACWHALVAARAQGVPFVLSLLLVVWLADIGAYFAGKAFGKRKLAITISPGKSWEGAIGGWLAVMVVAGAAMAAHWFEPTLFSAFATHYGMPGAWAALTLLVVYSVIGDLFESLLKRQAGVKDSSGLLPGHGGVLDRVDALLPVLPLAMLLLG from the coding sequence ATGCTGAAGACCCGTGTGATCACGGCGGTCGTGATGCTTGCAGTGCTGCTGCCGGTGACGCTGTTCGCGCCGCTGGCCGGCTTCGGCGCGCTGATCGGCGTCGTGCTCGTGTTCGCCGCGTGGGAATGGGCGCGGCTGCTGAAGCTCGGCGCGACCGGTGCCGTCGTCTATGCGCTCGCCGCCGCGCTCGCGCTCGCGGCGACCGTGCCGCTCGGCGTCGGCGCGGCTTCGTCCCGTCCTCTTTTCATGGCAGCCGGCGTGTTCTGGCTGCTGGTCGGCCCGTTCGCGCTGCGGCGCAAGCCGCTGCTCGCGGGCGCTGTGTGGCGGCCGTTCCTGCTCGCGGCCGGCTTCGTGGTGTTCGCGGCCTGCTGGCACGCGCTCGTCGCCGCACGTGCGCAGGGCGTGCCGTTCGTGCTGTCGCTGCTGCTGGTCGTCTGGCTCGCCGATATCGGCGCATACTTCGCAGGCAAGGCGTTCGGCAAGCGTAAGCTCGCAATCACGATCAGTCCCGGTAAAAGCTGGGAGGGCGCGATCGGCGGCTGGCTCGCCGTGATGGTCGTCGCGGGCGCCGCGATGGCCGCGCACTGGTTCGAGCCGACCCTGTTTTCCGCATTCGCCACGCATTACGGGATGCCCGGTGCGTGGGCCGCGCTGACGTTGCTCGTCGTCTACAGCGTGATCGGCGATCTGTTCGAGTCGCTGCTCAAGCGCCAGGCCGGCGTGAAAGACTCCAGCGGGCTGCTGCCCGGTCACGGCGGCGTGCTCGATCGCGTCGACGCGCTGCTGCCGGTGCTGCCGCTCGCAATGCTGCTGCTTGGTTAA
- the pyrH gene encoding UMP kinase, protein MSNAYKRVLLKLSGEALMGDDAFGINRATIERMVADIAEVVGLGTQLAVVIGGGNIFRGVAGGAAGMDRATADYMGMLATMMNALALQDAMRHAGIVARVQSALRMDQVVEPYIRPRAIRQLEEGKVVIFAAGTGNPFFTTDTAAALRGSEVGAEVVLKATKVDGVYSADPKKDPSATRYTTISFDEAISRNLQVMDATAFALCRDQKLPIRVFSINKPGALKRIVLGEDEGTLVHV, encoded by the coding sequence ATGTCCAATGCCTATAAACGCGTCCTCCTCAAACTCTCCGGCGAAGCGCTGATGGGCGACGATGCCTTCGGCATCAATCGCGCGACGATCGAGCGGATGGTGGCGGATATCGCCGAAGTCGTGGGTCTCGGTACGCAGCTGGCCGTCGTGATCGGCGGCGGTAACATTTTCCGCGGTGTCGCGGGCGGCGCGGCCGGCATGGACCGTGCGACGGCCGACTACATGGGGATGCTGGCGACGATGATGAACGCGCTGGCGCTGCAGGACGCGATGCGCCACGCCGGCATCGTCGCGCGCGTGCAGTCGGCGCTGCGGATGGACCAGGTCGTCGAGCCCTACATCCGGCCCCGTGCGATCCGTCAGCTCGAGGAAGGCAAGGTCGTGATCTTCGCGGCCGGCACCGGCAACCCGTTCTTCACGACGGACACGGCCGCCGCGCTGCGCGGCTCGGAAGTCGGCGCCGAGGTGGTGCTGAAGGCGACCAAGGTGGATGGCGTATATTCTGCCGATCCGAAGAAGGATCCGTCGGCCACGCGCTACACGACGATCAGCTTCGACGAGGCGATCAGCCGCAATCTGCAGGTGATGGACGCGACGGCCTTCGCGCTGTGCCGCGACCAGAAGCTGCCGATTCGCGTGTTTTCGATAAACAAGCCGGGTGCGCTCAAGCGTATCGTGCTGGGCGAGGACGAAGGTACGCTCGTCCACGTGTAA
- a CDS encoding 1-deoxy-D-xylulose-5-phosphate reductoisomerase, protein MQKRLTLLGSTGSIGDSTLDVVARHPERFSVYVLTAHRNGDKLVEQCLRFAPEVAVVGDAATAAHVEAKLRAAGSKTTVLYGPQALVDVSASDGCDTVVAAIVGAAGLAPSLAAARAGKRILLANKESLVMSGGIFMDAVRDHGAILLPVDSEHNAIFQCMPRDENEHGGISKIILTASGGPFRTREPATLADVTPDEACKHPNWVMGRKISVDSATMMNKGLEVIEAHWIFGLPGERIDVLIHPQSVIHSLVSYRDGSVLAQLGNPDMRTPIAHALAFPERVDAGVDQLDLAQIAQLSFEKPDYARFPCLALALKALEEGGIASAALNAANEVAVEAFLERRIGFMAIAATVDAVLNALPNRSPNGLDDVLAADADARRLAAGFIAKAPAPRVERIV, encoded by the coding sequence ATGCAAAAACGTCTGACACTGCTCGGTTCCACGGGCTCGATCGGAGACAGCACGCTCGACGTGGTCGCCCGCCATCCCGAGCGTTTTTCGGTGTACGTGCTGACCGCGCATCGCAACGGCGACAAGCTCGTCGAGCAATGCCTGCGCTTCGCGCCGGAAGTCGCGGTGGTCGGCGACGCGGCGACCGCCGCGCACGTCGAAGCAAAGCTGCGCGCCGCGGGCAGCAAGACCACGGTGCTGTATGGTCCGCAGGCGCTCGTCGACGTGTCGGCGAGCGACGGCTGCGACACGGTCGTCGCGGCGATCGTCGGCGCGGCCGGCCTCGCGCCGAGCCTCGCGGCCGCGCGCGCGGGCAAGCGCATCCTGCTCGCGAACAAGGAATCGCTGGTGATGTCGGGCGGGATCTTCATGGACGCGGTGCGCGACCATGGCGCGATCCTGCTGCCGGTCGACAGCGAGCACAACGCGATCTTCCAGTGCATGCCGCGCGACGAGAACGAGCACGGCGGCATCTCGAAGATCATCCTGACGGCGTCGGGCGGCCCGTTCCGCACGCGCGAGCCGGCCACGCTCGCCGACGTGACGCCGGACGAGGCGTGCAAGCATCCGAACTGGGTGATGGGCCGCAAGATCTCCGTCGATTCGGCGACGATGATGAACAAGGGCCTCGAGGTGATCGAGGCGCACTGGATCTTCGGTCTGCCGGGCGAGCGGATCGACGTGCTGATCCACCCGCAGAGCGTGATCCATTCGCTGGTGTCGTATCGCGACGGGTCGGTGCTCGCGCAGCTCGGCAACCCCGACATGCGTACGCCGATCGCGCACGCGCTCGCGTTCCCGGAGCGCGTCGACGCCGGCGTCGATCAGCTCGACCTCGCGCAGATCGCGCAGCTGTCGTTCGAGAAGCCGGATTACGCACGCTTCCCGTGTCTCGCGCTCGCGCTGAAGGCGCTTGAAGAGGGCGGGATCGCGAGCGCCGCATTGAACGCGGCGAACGAAGTCGCGGTCGAAGCGTTTCTCGAGCGCCGGATCGGCTTCATGGCGATCGCGGCGACGGTCGACGCGGTGCTCAACGCACTGCCGAACCGCAGCCCGAACGGGCTCGACGACGTCCTGGCGGCCGATGCCGACGCGCGTCGTCTTGCCGCCGGGTTCATTGCAAAAGCGCCTGCGCCTCGCGTGGAGCGTATCGTCTGA
- the uppS gene encoding polyprenyl diphosphate synthase: MTYTSSTVRVPDVGAVPRHIAIIMDGNGRWATERRLPRVAGHTRGVDAVRSVVEGCARAGVQYLTLFAFSSENWRRPNDEVSFLMRLFITALEREIGKLHANGIRLRVVGDLDRFEPRIRDLIRRAETKTARNTRLTLTIAANYGGRWDILQATKKLVAQAVREGREVDVTEEAFAPHLAMAYAPEPDLFIRTGGEQRVSNFLLWQLAYAEFYFTDKYWPDFDGAALADAIASYTERERRFGRTSAQLEPQSQNADSLSC; encoded by the coding sequence ATGACCTATACCAGCTCTACCGTTCGCGTGCCTGACGTCGGCGCCGTGCCGCGTCATATCGCGATCATCATGGACGGCAACGGCCGTTGGGCAACCGAACGCCGCTTGCCGCGCGTCGCCGGGCACACCCGCGGCGTGGACGCCGTGCGGTCGGTGGTCGAAGGCTGTGCGCGCGCCGGCGTCCAATATCTGACGCTGTTCGCGTTCAGTTCGGAGAACTGGCGGCGCCCGAACGACGAAGTGTCGTTCCTGATGCGGCTGTTCATCACCGCGCTCGAACGCGAAATCGGCAAGCTGCATGCGAACGGCATCCGCCTGCGGGTGGTCGGCGATCTCGATCGCTTCGAGCCGCGCATCCGCGACCTGATCCGCCGCGCCGAAACCAAGACCGCGCGCAACACGCGCCTGACGCTGACGATCGCCGCGAACTACGGCGGCCGCTGGGACATCCTGCAGGCGACCAAGAAGCTCGTCGCCCAGGCCGTGCGCGAAGGCCGCGAGGTCGACGTGACCGAGGAAGCGTTCGCGCCGCACCTGGCGATGGCCTATGCGCCGGAGCCCGATCTCTTCATCCGCACCGGCGGCGAGCAGCGCGTCAGCAATTTCCTGCTGTGGCAGCTCGCGTACGCCGAGTTCTACTTCACCGACAAATACTGGCCGGACTTCGACGGCGCGGCGCTGGCCGATGCGATCGCGTCGTATACCGAGCGCGAGCGCCGTTTCGGGCGCACCAGCGCCCAGCTCGAGCCGCAATCGCAAAACGCCGATTCCCTTTCATGCTGA
- the map gene encoding type I methionyl aminopeptidase codes for MAITLKNEHDIAQMRVACRLASEVLDFITPHVVAGVTTAELDRLCHEFMLNEQGTVPAPLNYQPPGYPPYPKATCISVNDVICHGIPGEKVLKNGDALNIDITVIKNGYFGDTSRMFIVGEGSILAKRLVQTTYECMWLGIDQVKPGAHLGDIGHAIQKHAEAQGYSVVREYCGHGIGTVFHEDPQVVHYGRPGTGIELKAGMIFTIEPMINAGKRDIRTMPDQWTVKTRDRSLSAQWEHTVLVTDTGYEVLTVSAGTPARPVFAQPAAAV; via the coding sequence ATGGCTATTACGCTCAAAAACGAACACGACATCGCGCAGATGCGTGTCGCCTGCCGTCTCGCGAGCGAAGTGCTCGACTTCATCACGCCGCACGTCGTCGCGGGCGTCACGACCGCCGAGCTCGATCGGCTCTGTCACGAATTCATGCTGAACGAGCAGGGCACGGTTCCCGCGCCGCTCAACTATCAGCCGCCCGGCTATCCGCCGTACCCGAAGGCCACCTGCATTTCGGTCAACGACGTGATCTGCCACGGCATTCCGGGCGAGAAGGTGCTGAAGAACGGCGACGCGCTGAACATCGACATCACCGTGATCAAGAACGGCTACTTCGGCGACACCAGCCGGATGTTCATCGTCGGCGAGGGCTCGATCCTCGCGAAGCGCCTGGTGCAGACGACCTACGAGTGCATGTGGCTCGGCATCGACCAGGTCAAGCCCGGCGCGCACCTCGGCGACATCGGCCACGCGATCCAGAAACATGCGGAAGCGCAGGGCTACAGCGTCGTGCGCGAATACTGCGGCCACGGCATCGGCACGGTGTTCCACGAAGATCCGCAGGTCGTCCACTACGGCCGGCCGGGCACCGGCATCGAGCTGAAGGCCGGGATGATCTTCACGATCGAGCCGATGATCAACGCCGGCAAGCGCGACATCCGCACGATGCCCGACCAGTGGACGGTCAAGACGCGCGATCGCAGCCTGTCCGCGCAATGGGAGCACACGGTGCTCGTGACCGACACCGGCTACGAAGTGCTGACCGTGTCGGCCGGCACGCCGGCGCGCCCCGTGTTCGCGCAACCGGCCGCCGCGGTCTGA
- the rpsB gene encoding 30S ribosomal protein S2 — protein sequence MAVTMRQMLEAGVHFGHQTRFWNPKMAPFIFGHRNKIHIINLEKTLPMFTDAQKYVRQLAANRGTILFVGTKRQSRDTIAQEAQRAGMPYVNARWLGGMMTNFKTLKVSIKRLKDMEAAVEAGETEKMSKKEALLFEREIAKLQKSIGGVKDMGGIPDAIFVIDVGYHKIAVTEANKLGVPVIAVVDTNHSPEGVDYVIPGNDDSSKAVALYAQGVADAILEGRANAVNEVVQAVRGDDEYVEENA from the coding sequence ATGGCAGTCACGATGCGCCAAATGCTGGAAGCAGGTGTCCACTTCGGTCACCAGACGCGCTTCTGGAACCCGAAGATGGCTCCGTTCATTTTCGGTCACCGCAACAAGATTCACATCATCAACCTCGAAAAGACGCTGCCGATGTTCACGGACGCACAGAAGTACGTGCGCCAGCTGGCAGCGAACCGCGGCACGATCCTGTTCGTCGGCACGAAGCGCCAGTCGCGTGACACGATCGCCCAGGAAGCGCAACGTGCGGGCATGCCGTACGTCAACGCGCGCTGGCTCGGCGGCATGATGACCAACTTCAAGACGCTGAAGGTGTCGATCAAGCGCCTGAAGGACATGGAAGCGGCCGTCGAAGCGGGTGAAACCGAAAAGATGAGCAAGAAGGAAGCGCTGCTGTTCGAACGCGAAATCGCCAAGCTGCAAAAGTCGATCGGCGGCGTGAAGGACATGGGCGGCATTCCGGACGCGATCTTCGTGATCGACGTTGGCTACCACAAGATTGCCGTCACCGAAGCGAACAAGCTGGGCGTGCCGGTCATCGCCGTGGTCGACACGAACCACTCGCCGGAAGGTGTGGACTACGTGATCCCGGGTAACGACGACTCGAGCAAGGCCGTTGCGCTGTACGCGCAAGGCGTGGCCGACGCGATCCTCGAAGGCCGTGCGAACGCGGTCAACGAAGTGGTCCAGGCCGTGCGCGGCGACGACGAATACGTCGAGGAAAACGCGTAA